TCGTTGACGAGCCAGAGGCAGCTGAAGCTCGCGCATTCGGCCGGGCGTTCGGCGTAGATCGCGCAGCCCTGGCCGGGTTTGCAGTGCCGGCACCAGCTTCCTGCCGATTTGGCCAGCGCCTCGATGGCCATGACCTTGCAGCAAAGCGTGCAATCGCCGCAGGCGCGTTTGATGGAAGGCGTCACGCGGTCGTTCCCTTGGGAGCCGGTTGGCTTCAGGTTAATCAAGGTGGCGGCAAAAATCCGCTGCAACCTTCAGGCGCGGCTCTTGTCGCAAAGCCATGCATCAGAGGCATGGTGATTTCCCGGCGCTTGGCGTAAAGAGCCCTCAATCACATCGCCAGCGTGCGGCCGGGCCGATTGCCGCGCACGCCAGCTCAGGTCTGCCGGTTCACCATTCCGCGCCTGAATCAACCAAGGTTTCCTATCCCGTGTCTCTTCCGGCCCTGACCCCGCCGCTCGCCCGAGCTTTGGCCGAGCGGAACTATGATTCACTGACCCCCGTCCAGCTCGCGGTGCTCGCCCACGAAGCCGCTGGCCGCGACCTGCTGGTCTCGGCCCAGACGGGCTCCGGCAAGACGGTCGCCTATGGATTGGCGATCGCCAAAAATCTCCTCGACGATGCCGAGCAGTTCGCACCCGCGGCCGCACCGCTCGCTTTGATCGTGGCGCCGACCCGCGAGCTCGCGCTTCAGGTCCAGCGCGAGCTGGCCTGGCTTTATGGACATGCGGGCGGGCGCGTCGTCTCCTGCGTCGGCGGCATGGATCCGCGCCGCGAGCAGCGCGAGCTGGCCGCCGGCGCGCACATTGTCGTCGGCACGCCCGGCCGTCTCTGCGATCATTTGCGCCGCGGCCGCCTCGACATCTCCGAACTCGCCGCGGTCGTGCTCGACGAGGCCGACGAGATGCTCAATCTCGGCTTCCGCGAGGACATGGAGTTCATCCTCGAGACCACGCCGGAGACGCGCCGGACGCTGCTGTTCTCGGCGACCTTTCCGCGCGGCATCGTCGCGCTGGCGCGGCAATATCAGCGCGACGCATTCCGGATCGAGGTCGCCGGTGACGAGGGCGGTCACGCCGACATCGAGTACCGCGCGATCCGGATCGCGCCCGGCGATGTCGAGCACGCCGTCGTCAACGTGCTGCGCTTCTTCGAGGCGCCGAGCGCGCTGGTGTTTTGCAGCACGCGCGATGCGGTCAGGCATTTGCAGGCGGCGCTGCTGGAACGCGGCTTCGCCGTGGTCGCTCTGTCGGGCGAACTGACGCAGAACGAGCGCACGCTGGCGCTGCAGTCGCTGCGGGACGGCCGCGCCCGCGTCTGCGTTGCGACCGACGTTGCCGCCCGCGGCATCGATCTACCGAGTCTCGACCTCGTCATCCATGCCGACCTGCCGAATGATGCCGAGGTCATGCAGCATCGCTCGGGTCGCACCGGGCGCGCCGGGCGAAAAGGGACCAGCGTCCTGCTGGTGCCGCCGGCAAGGCGGCGGCGCGCGGACCTGCTGCTCAATCTTGCAGGTGTCGACGCGGCCTGGGGCACCGCGCCGCAAGCGGACGAGATCCGCAAGCTCGATCACGAGCGCATGAAGGACGTGCTGTTCACCGAGGAGACCACCGCCGACGATCTGGCACTGGCACAGGCGCTCTTGGCCGAGCGGTCGGCCGAGGATATCGCAGCGGCACTGGCGCGGCTATATCGCGCGCGGCTGCCGTCGCCCGAGGACATCATCGATCCCGGCGAGCGGAGCGGCAGGCCACGCGACGAGCGCGGTCGCGAGAGGTTTGAAGGAGGGGATGATCGTCCCGCCAAGCCGCGATCGAAGTCCGGCAAATCGTCGTCGAAACACGGCATGGCGGAGGCCAGCGTCTGGTTCCGTGCCGCGATCGGGCGGCGCAAGAATGCGGAGGCGCGCTGGCTCTTGCCGATGATCTGCCGCCGCGGCGGCATCGACAAGCGCGACATCGGCGCGATCAAGATCATGGACACCACCACCGAGTTCGAGATCTCGGAGCGGGTCGCAGACGCCTTCGCCGCGAAGATCAAGCGCCCGGACAAGGAAGACAGCATCCGCATCGAGCCGATGGCGGATGCGCCGCAGCGGCAGGCGCCTTCGGAGGAGCGGTCACACGCGCCGCGGCGCGAGAGGGACGACGGCGATCATCGTGAACGTCAGGGCGATCGCCCGCGCGATGCACGTGAGTTCAAGCCGCGCGGCAAGGTGCTCGGCGAGCGCGGGCCGCGATTCGACGATGCGCCTTCGTTCGGAAAGAAAAAGAAGCACAAGAACAAGCCTGGCCACGCAGAGCCGTCGGTCACGCCGTGGCCCGTGAAGGGCGCGCCGGGCAAGAAGGCGAAGAAGAAGAAACGCCGCGGCTGATCGGACACCGTTCAGCGTGAAACAGCGATGCCGCCGGATCGCCCCGGCGACATCATCTGAAAAGTCGTTGGGAGCTCAACGGCCGCCACCGCCACCACCACCTCCGCCGCCACCACCTCCGCCGCCGGCATCACGCAGCGAGGTGTTGTAACGCGGATCGGTCTGCCGCATGTAGATGGGCGAGATGTCGTTGGTGATGCGAACCACGCGGCGTCCGCCCTGCTGCGGTGCTTCGATGAAGCCCGTGCAGCCTTCGAAGAAGGCGGTGTCGCAGCCATAGGTCCGGTACTGCGCTGCGTTGGCACTGGTCGCGCTGAATGCGGCCGTTGCAGCGAACGCAATCAAGGCAACTTTCGACAATGTGAGTGTCATGGACATTCTCCAGTCTCGGTTCGGCGAGACCGGAACGGTCCGCACACAGCTTCGACGGACGCTGATCGAAGTCGGTTCGGGAGCGGGGCTTCACGCCCGCGTGAGCCGGGCTGGCGGGGAGGGACGTTACGTCGCAGTGAGGTCGCGCAGCATGTAGATCGCAGCCCCGCCATAGGAGGCGAGCTTGGCGCGCAATTGCTCATCCGTGGTGACGGGCCGAAAGCCGAGCCGTTCCCACAGCGGCCGCGTGGCATAGACCGAGACCAGCGCGAGCGTCGTGAGGCCTGAGGCGCGCGCCAGCGTCTCGACCGTCGTGACATAGCCGCGCGCTGCGCCGCCGCGAAAGTCGGGCAACACGGCGACGTCGTGCACGTAGAGACAGTCGGCATCCTCAGGCAATGTTTGCAGGAAGCCGTCGAGCGGCGGAATGTGGTGCTGCGTCCAGGGGTGGGCGAGTCCATAGCCGGCGATCGCATCGTCCGCGATGAGCACGCGGCAGCCGTCGGGATAGAGCCGCATCTTCTCCGCGAGCACTTCGGGGCGCTCGGGCAGATCAGGATGGATGCGCGCCGCGATCATGCTGATCGCGGGCAGGTCCGATGCGCGGGCGGGACGCCAATGCGGCTTGTTCATCTCGGTCCGTCGTTCCATCTCGATCATCCCAATTTATTCCTCCGCGACGATGCGCGCAGCGAAAAATATCCTTGCAGCGCCCTCAGGAATAGGTGGCGCCGCGCGGCGTCCTACCTATGCAAACCAATTGCATGACAGGAGATCCCATGACGTCCTCGATCCGCTTCGCACTCGCGCTTGCAGCCTCGCTCGCAATCATCCCAGCTGCCTTCGCCGCGCCGCCGACCAGGACGGGCAAGACCGACAAGGGCACCGTGCTCACCGATGCCAAGGGCATGACGCTCTACACCTTCGACAAGGATATGGACGGCAAGTCGGCCTGCAACGGTCCCTGTGCGACGAACTGGCCGGTGCTGAAGGCCGAGGCCAGCGATGCCGCCGGCGATGGCTACACCATCATCACGCGCGACGACGGCTCGAAGCAGTGGGCTTACAAGGGCAAGCCGCTCTACACCTTCGCCAAGGACACCAAGCCCGGCGACATCAGCGGCGACGGTTTTCTGAACGGCGCCTGGCATCTGGCGATGCCCTGACCAATCGCGCGCTCGGTGCCTCACTTTGCGAGCGCACCGGGCCGCGTGCGGCTCGGTTATCTCGGATATTCGAGCTGCATCGCTACGAAATCGGCTGTGCGCGGCCCGTAGCGTGCGTCGATGGCAAGCAATGTCTGGTCTAGCGCCTGCACCGGCGGCAATCCGGCTGCGGCCGGCGGGGTGTGCGTCGCCGGCCAGTCGGCCGCGATCCTGTCGGGCAGGATGCCGAGGCCGCTGCGGCTCGTCTGCGCCTGATCCGTGGCGGCGAAGGTGAGGGCGCGCGAGCGATAGGTCCGCGACCACGCATCGGCGATCAGCGCGAGCGATACCTCGTCGATGCCTGGTGTCAGCGCGATCCCGAGCTGCTCCCGGCCCCAGAGTGCGAGCGTGTTTGCGATCGCGGTCAGCGCGAAGGGGCGCGTGAACTGGAACGCGTCACTGCGGTGGCGCGCATCCCATGCCGCAAGACCGATGTCGCGGGCGACCGCTTCGGCCCTGGCGCGGCCGGCGATGGCCTCGATCAGCGTGAGAGCCATCGGCATGGATGCCGTGATGCCGGTCGTCGTCGCAACGCCGCGGTGGACGACCAGCCTGCGGTCGGCTGCATAGCGGATCGCGGAATGCTTCTTCAGGTCCCGCACGGAATACCAGTGCGTCGTGGCTCGCTTGCCGTCGAGCAGCCCGGTATTGGCAACGACCATGGCGCCGACGCAGACGGCGATGACCGTTGCGCCCTTGCCGGCCTGGCTCCGGATCCACCGCAAGGCGGCCGCGTCGTCTTCCAGCGTCATCGCCGGCACGATGACATAGTCGGCGCCGTCGGGATGGTCGGCGTCGAACGCCGCGATCGTCGCGTGCGGCTGCACCTTCAGCGCGGGATAGAGAGTCACGGGACCCGGCCGCGTCGCCAGCGTCACGACATCGGCGACATCGGCGCGCGCGAGGATGCCGTAGGGCATCAGATAATCGGTCGTCTCGCTCTTGTCGTTGATGCCGATGATGGCGATGAGGGGACGCCTTCGCTTCGGCGGCTTCAGCGCGGCGAGCGTCGCCCCGGACTCCTCGCTCGATATTGCGGGTGCGGCTCCCCGTGCCGGCGCGCCGGGCAGCAACAGCAACCAGGTTCCGCCGATCGCCGCGAGCGCCGCCAGCCCTCCGAGGGCGCTCCATGCCACAATGCGCCAAATCATGATGTCACCCGATCGCGGCTGCGTCATATGGTGCGGAAGCTATCCGCCCGGGACGGCATCGGGAATGACGCAAATCCGGCAAAAAAGGTCATGCCGCAAGCGCGATCGTTTGCCTCATGACAAGAATTGCTGCGCCTGATCTCAAGTTGGCGCACGCGATCGCAACAACTTCAAAGATGTAAGACGCAATCTGCGCCGCTTTGGGCGCACGAATTGAATAAATTCATGCGGAGAGTCTGAAAGCGAACCGAACCTGCGACTTTCGTCTGGCATAGTTGGCTTCGTAAAGGGGGCGGGGGCGGTTATCCGCAGCAATCCACCGCATTGAAAGCAGGAGTACTGGTGTCCCGGTGCGGCATGCACCGCGACCCCATCGGGGAGTCTTCAATCCATTATCTAGTTTCGCTTGAAAGGATGAAAGCCCGTGAGTGATGCCAATGTGAAAGTCGACACGAAAGCCGCGCCGCAAGAGGTGGGGGCCAACGGAAGCGCAAAGCTCCGGTTCGACGTACCGTTCTTCAACATGCAGACGATCTTCGGCGGTCTCGCCGATGAGGGCGCCACGCGGGCCCAGGCAAACTTTGCGCAGATGAGGGCGACTTCGCAGGAGATCACCACGGCTGTCTGCGATGCCTGTTCGACCAATGCCAAGCGTGCCTCTGACTACGGCATCAAGCTCATCGAAATATCCCACATCAATACCAGCTCCACGCTGGACTTCTTTTCCCAGCTTGCCGATGCGAGGTCGTTTGCCGATCTCGTAGACCTCTCCACGGCCCACAGCCGCAAGACCTTAGAAGCAACGTCGGTCCAGAACCGCGAACTCTGGGACCTCGCCCAAAAGGTCGCGACCGAAACGGCCGAGCCGATCAAGCAGAGCTTCAACCGGGTCCTGCGTAGGCCTGCTTGAATCGACGTGGTTGGCCGCGCGGATCGGCTGGACGAGCGTCTTCGCAAGAAAAGACGCCGTCCAGCCGATTGCGGCCCCCTCATTGCCGAGGTGATGCCAAGCTGGAGGAAATCAGGATGGGTATGTTGATGATCAAGTGCCCGGAAACGGGAAACGCCATTCCGACGGGCATCGAGATAGATGGCGAAAAGTTTCGGTGCAGTGCGGTGTTCTTTTCACGCACCTATTGCAGGATGTGCGCGGCGACGCACGAATGGTTCGCCAGAGAGGCCTGGGTCTACGAGTCGGTCTTGGCGAACGGGAAGTCCGGGGGTGGGCAGCCATTGCGCTCCGGGGCCGCGTGAAGGAGCCTCAGCGCATCCTGCGAAACGATCCGACCTATTCTGCGGCTCATCACCTTGTAGCACTCGCAGGCGATCATCTCGAGTCGATCCCTGTCGATCTCGAGCTGACCGCGCCGGCTGGATTTGATCGCCCTTGACGTACGAAGCGCGCTCACCACGTGCGTGACCGTAGTGCGCCGGACGCCGAGCAATTCCGACAGCGTCTCCTGCGTCAAGGGCAGGATGTCACCGCCATCCGTCCGGTCATGAATGTGGAGCAGCCAGCGGGCGAGACGCGCTTCGACGGAGTGGAGCGCGTTGCAGGCAGCGACGTGCTGGAACTGCGTCATCAATGCCCGGCTGAGAATCTGAACCGCAGTCGCGAGGGCGGTGCTGCGCTCGAGCGCGGTGTGAAACCGCACGGGCGAGATCTGCAGCGCCGTCCCGGCCACGCGGACGATTGCGGTCATGGGTGATCGGGTCGGGCCGAGCGCCGTCATGAGTCCGACCGCACCGTCGTTGCCGATCACGGCCGTTGCCGCCGTCTGTCCGTTCGGCAGCTCCATGATGAAGGCGATCGCGCCGCTGCAAGGGAAGTAGATGTGCTCGATCTTGTCGCCCGATCGCACCAGGACTGCGTCGTGCTCGAGTGGTACTTTTCGCAAATGAGGGGCAAGCAAAGCGAAATCGGCCGGCGGTAGCGCAGCTAACAATCGATTACCAACTCTGGTCGCGTGCTCCATCACGGGAATCGTCCCTCGACGGAGGCCCGGCAGACGCATCTTCACCAACCGAGCCGCGTTGTTGCTTGCCACGGCAATGGCCAAACGCATCCTGAAAGCTAAGGTTCCCGTGATGGATTGGCAAGCTCGCACGCGGTCGCGTCTGCGCGCGATCAGACTTTCCAGGATCGGCCGCGGACTGGGCGAAGCTACGCGTCAGACGCGAAGGCTGCTCCTAGCGCAGCCCCTCATACACCATCAGCCCGCGGGCGATCTGCAATTTGCGGATGGCGCGCGGCAGCAATTTCTCGGGCTGGTGCAGATAGCGCCAGGAGGTGAGGGTGAAGGGGCCGAGCGCACCGCATTCGTCGTCGAACGGCGCGAGCACGCCGGTGACGCTCACCGGCGTGTGCGGACGGGCGTTGAACGGCAGCAGCAGCAGCTCGAGATGGGCCTTGCTGCCGTCCTCGCGCGCGGCGGTGACGCCGGCGATCGCACCCAGCGTCTCGTCGGCGACCACGGTCGCGATCTCCTCGATCTCGCCGCGGCTCGCCTCGCCAAACAGCGCCGCGAAGCTCGCGTCCTTGAGGTCCGCACCCGCGAGCGCGCAGACCCGCGTGCCGGCGACGCGGAAGGGGAAGCCAAGCTTGGGCTCGCAGGACAGCACGAAGATATCGCCGAGCAGGCCGCGGACGGCGGCCGGATCGATGTCGGCCCGGTCAGGGGCCCGCGCAGCGCCGCGCTTCTTGTCCCAATACGCGAAGAATGCGCGGCTTGACGGATGTTTCATGACTGAACGCTTGCCCCGGGGCGCAACCTCGCGGGACAGACCTGTCCCGCTTCAGTGCACCCGCGATCCCTTTCGTTGTTGTGCAGGAGGGGATTTGCAGCGTCCATGCCGGAGCGGCGTTTTCGCCGCTCTTCAGCCGGCCTTTGCGGCGTTAACGTTAAGTTAACTATGCACTTTGCGCCGCCTGCTTGCCTGCTATGGTGACCGCGGTCGCAAGCCTCGCCGCTTTCATCCAGGTTCTCGGCGAGGCCTGTACACGGGCGTCAAACAGTTTGGCCACGGGCCGGGGAGGGGTGGGGATACACCTTCATTCCTCCGGCATCGGAAGGTCGACACGGACAGGCAGGGCTTTCCCAGGGCCCTGCCTTTTCCTTTTGTGCACTTGCGCAAGGCCGGCAAAGGCGACTATCTCCACACGTAACGCTCCGATCGCGCCTGAAAGCGAAGCTGCCTTGGATTCCCCGCCAAATTCTCCGCAAGACTCTCAGCCGGCCGCGCCGGACGCCGCTGGGGAAGGTTCGCGCGAGCCGATCCTCACGCTGCCGGTGGCGCTGACCGCGTATATCCTTCTGCTCGCGGTGATCCATCTGCGGGTGCTGCTGCCGCCGGAGCTCGAGAACTGGACCATCGACGTCTTCGGCTTCATCCCCAAGCGCTACGATGCCTCGCTGCTGAACCTGCAAATTCCGGGCGGGGCCGGCGCCAAGGTCTGGACCTTCGTCACCTATTCGCTGCTGCACGCCAATCTGACTCATCTCGGCTTCAACGTGTTGTGGCTGCTGCCGTTCGGCAGCGCGCTGGCGCGGCGCTTCGGCGCGGTCAGGTTCTTCGTGTTCATGGCGGTGACGGCGGCGGCCGGCGCGCTCGCCCATCTCGTCACCCATGAGCATGCGGTGGCACCGATGATCGGCGCCTCGGCCTCGGTGTCCGGCGCGATGGCCGCCGCCATCCGCTTCGCCTTCGTCCGCGGCAGCTTCCTGTCGTTCAGCCGATCGGACGCCGATACCGCCGCGAAGGTTCCAGCGCTGCCGCTGTCGCGCGCGCTGCGCGACGGGCGGGTGGTCGGCTTCCTCGCGGTGTGGTTCGGCGTCAACATCATCTTTGGCGTCGGCGCGATCGGCGTCGATGCCGAAACCACGAGCGTCGCCTGGCAGGCGCATATCGGCGGCTTCTTCGCCGGCCTGCTCTTGTTCGCGCTGTTCGATCCCGTACCGCGCGTGCGAAGCGATGCTGCAGATGCGTCATCACAGGACGTTTCAGACCGCATTTGAAGCGGCGCTTGCGGCGCGGCCCGAATTCATCCATCATTTGCGCGAAGAATGTTCCGAAGCGACAAGCCCATAGCGGCAACGCTTCGACAAGCGCGCGAGCGTGAAACCCGCGCCAAAACTGTTAGTTGAAGACTCGCGAACAAGTCCGGACCGCGCAAGCGGAGGGCTCCGATTCAGGGAGGCAGCAATGACGGTACGTTCCATTCTCAACACCAAGGGCCACCAGATCATGAGCGTCGAGCCCGACGCCAAGCTGTCGGTCGCGGTTAAGCTGCTCGGCGAGAAGAAGATCGGCGCAGTGCTGGTGATGAACCAGAACCGGCTCGAGGGCATCCTGTCCGAGCGCGACATCGTCCGCGTGCTCGGCGAGCGCGGTGCCGGCGTGCTGGAGGCGCCGGTCTCGGAGGTCATGACCCGCAAGGTCGTGACCTGCAAGGAGACCGACACAGTCGCCGAGCTCATGGAGACGATGACGACGGGCAAGTTCCGCCATCTGCCGGTGCTCGACAATGGCAAGGTGGTCGGCCTGATCTCGATCGGCGACATCGTCAAGCGCCGCGTCCAGGAATACGAGAACGAGCAGGAAGCCCTGCGCGACTACATCAAGACGGCCTGATCTGAGCCTGATCCGGACTCAAAGGGCCGCGTTAGCGCAAAGCGCGCCGCGGTTTTCCGGAAGGATCATGCTCGACAAGAAGATGAAGCGCGATGAAGATTCGTTCTCATCGCGCCTCACTCGCCCGCTTTGGGTGCGTTGCCTGCGGGCGCCGGCGCCAGCACCTCGATCGCCTCCTGGATCGACTCCAGCGCGCGCTCGGCGGCGCGCGTGCCGTGCGCGATCAGATCCTCGGCGCGGTGGAAGTCGAACCAGCCGAACTGGCCGACCCGCGGCGTGATCAGCATGTCGGGCGGATCGCCGGCGAGGCGCGCGCGGGTGATGCGGTCCTGCATGATGTTGAAGGCATCGACCATCACCGAGGAAATGCCGGGCCGTCCGCCGCCGCCGAAGAACTCCCGCTTCATGGTCTTTTCGGGCGAGAAGAAACGCGGAAAGCGCCGCTTGGTGGCCGGCTCCTCGGCAACGGGCGCGACCGGCTCCGGCATCGCGCCGTGCGCATAGATCGTCGTGGAATGGGTGAAGATGTCGCTGGAAAGATTTGCGGCGATGACGATTTCGGCGCCGAGCGCGCGGGCGGCCGAGACCGGCACCGGATTGACCAGCGCGCCGTCGACCAGCCAGCGGTCGCCGATCAGCACGGGCGAGAAGATGCCCGGTAGCGCATAGGAGGCGCGCATCGCCTCGACCACGCGGCCGCGCGTCAGCCAGATCTCGTGGCCGGTACGGACCTCGGTCGCGACGGTCGCGAACTTGATGGGCAGGTCCTCGATCAGGGTCTGGCCGATCGCCTCCTCGAGCCGGGTCGCCAGCTTCTCGCCGCCGATCAGGCCGGAGCCGTTGAGGCGGATGTCGAGATAGCCGAGGATGGTGCGCACGCCTTGCAGGCTGCGCCCCCAGTCTTCCAGCGTATCGAGCTGTCCGGCCGCATAGGCGCCGCCGACCACGGCACCGATCGAGGTGCCGACCACGACATCGGGCACGATGCCGTTGGCGATCAGGGTCCTCAGGATTCCGATATGGGCAAAGCCGCGCGCCGCGCCGCCGCCGAGGGCAACGCCGACGATCGGCCGGCGGATGCTACCGAGGCCGATCTTCTCGCCATTGGAGCCGTTCGCGCCACGGCCCTTCAAGATCTCAAGCACCGAAACTCTCCTACCCGGGCCAGCCCCCACACCAGAGTAGGCGCCGTCTATCCGCTCCGCCAGAACGAGGGCCAAGCATGGTTTACACCGTTCGGGAAGCAGGGGGCAGCAGTGTGGCGAGGGCCGGCTGCCTTTGGTCTAATCACGCCGCCGTCAGCCGGGTTCCAAAACCGTATTTCCCAGGCTTTCCGAGGCTTGAATTTGCCGCGTTTTCGGTGAAAAGCAGGTGACATGACACGCGGGGGTGACGGCATCATCGGATGGCGGCGCAGCGGCAGGCTGCTGCCGACGCTGATCCTTGCCACATGCCTGCTCACTTTGGGCCAAAACGCCGCGCAGGCGCAGCTTTTCTCCGATCGTCCGCCTCCGGTACCGCCGGCGTCGGTGCCGGACCCCGGTAACGCCATCCAGCTGGCGCCCTCCGGACAGGCCGCCGGCCCTCCGAGCCTGCCGCCGACCCTGACCCAGCCGGTGACGCCGAGCATGCCGCCGCCCGCGGTCGCGACCGTGCCGCCGGCTGCGCCGCTCAACGCCGCCGTGCCCGGCCAGGGCGTGCTGTCGCTGACCGCAAGATACGGCAAGGACTCGGCCGCGATCACCAGCGGCCTGGTCTGGCGCGTCTTTGCCGACCGTCCCGACGAGAACGGCACCTTCAAGCTGATCAAGGAAGATCGCAACGCCACGCCCAACATCGTACTGCCGCCCGGCAATTACGTCGTGCACGTCGCCTTCGGCCTCGTCAGTGCGGTGCGTACCGTCAGCCTGAAGGCCGAGACCGATCGCGAATCCTTCGTGCTGCCTGCCGGGGGCCTGCGCATCGAAGGCCGCGTCGGCACCAGCCGCATTCCGCAGAACCAGATCTCGTTCGCGATCTACAAGGGTAGCCAGTTCGAATCGGGCGAGCGCGCCTCGCTGGTGCCGAACGTCGCCGCCGGCGACGTCGTGCTGCTGCCGGAGGGCACCTACTACATCATCTCCAATTATGGCGACGCCAATTCGGTGGTGCGCTCGGACATCCGCGTCCAGGCCGGCAAGCTCACCGACGTCACCATCACCCACCGCGCCGCCGTCATCACGCTAAAGCTCGTCAGCGACCGGGGCGGCGAGGCGCTCGCCAACACCGCCTGGTCGGTGCTGACCCCCGGCGGCGACGTCATCAAGGAATCGATCGGCGCCTTCCCCCGCGTCGTGCTCTCCGAAGGCGAATACCGCGCCATCGCCAAGAACGAGGGCAAGGTCTACGAGCGCGGCTTCAACGTCGTGAACGGTGTTGACGGCGAAGTGGAAGTCGTGGCGCGCTGAGGCGCTTTTGCGGCGATGCCGCATGGTCCGTATGCGATCAGCCGTTAGGCTTCGGATCCGGCACAATACTTCTCACTTGGTGCATCAATGCCCTATCTCCCGTTACCTTCTGCGCTTGCGTGCACAAGTGAGCAGAAGCAGATCGTAGCTGCTTGCTTGTGTTCGGCGCTGTATATCGCTGTCAGCGCTACCAAGCTGCGGCTCGGGGGCTAAGAAAACACCGCTGCCAAAGGCTTATTCCAGACGCGTCGCGACTTCGTTACGGCCAGCGCAAGTGCCGGTGGAAGATGCGTATTTCCGATAATCAAATTTATTCTCTTTCCATCCTGCTGCGTGATATGTCGGGCATCCGTCCATTGGGGGAGGCCGGCGCTGGTTCATGAACCTGCGTACCGGCAGGAGCAGGGGACCAAGCCCGTCGGCATGTTCGAAGTGATCCTCACCAGGCGCAAACGGTTCGGTTGGCGGTGGCAGGTGTGCGACCAGTCCGGCAAGATATTTGCCGACGGGTTCGAGCGCAGCCGGCCGGCCGCCAAATATCATGGCGAGCGCGCATTGTTCTTCCTGCTGTCGCAAGCCCATTTGCGCAATCGCTCCGCGGCGTCCAGCGAGGATTAGCGACGCGCCGTTCCGTAGGCCGGACGCATGCGGGCTACGAGACCTCAGGGCAAGGTCTCAAATGTCCACGACCAGCTTGCCCTTCGTCGCGTGATCCCGGATCAGCGCATAGGCGTCGCCAACGCGCTCCAGCGTGAAATGCCTGGGATCGACCAGCGGCACGAGCTTGCCGACTTCAACCAGGCGCGTCGCCTCCGCCATGATCTCTCCGTGATGCGTGCGGCCCTCGCCTGACAGCAGCGGGAGCAGCGTGAATACGCCGGAATAGGTGCCGGCGCGGAACGACAGCGGCGCCAGCGCATGCGTGCCCCAGCCGAGCGCGCTGACGACATGGCCGAAGCGGCGCACGGCTTCGAAGGAGGCATCGAGCACCTTGCCGCCGACGGTGTCGTAGACGATGTCGAAGCCGCGGCCGCCGGTATGCTCTGCAACGTAGGCCTCGATCGCGGCCTCGCGGTCGATGAAGACCGCGCCAAAGCCCTCGATGGTGGCGCGCTGCGACGGCGAGCCCGTCGCATACACGTCTGCTCCGAATGCGCGAGCGATCTGGATCGCGACATGGCCGACGCCGCCTGCGCCGCCGTGGATCAACACCTTCTGGCCGGCCTTCAGCGCCGCGCGGTCGATCAGGCCTTCCCACGCCGTGATGAAGATCAGGGGCAGGGCGGCCGCTTCGCGCATGCTCAGATTGGCCGGCTTCAATGCCAGCAAATCGGCATCGACGGCGGCGAATTCGGCGAGCGAGCCCTGCACGCCGCCGACGCCTCCGGTCATGCCGTAGACTTCGTCGCCCGGCTTGAACCGCGAGACCTGGCGCCCGGTCTGTTCGACGACGCCCGCAAGATCAAGTCCGAGGATCGCAGGGATCGGATGGCGCGCATGTGTCGCCGCGCCGGAATGGATCTTGGTGTCGAGCGG
This is a stretch of genomic DNA from Bradyrhizobium sp. CB2312. It encodes these proteins:
- a CDS encoding DEAD/DEAH box helicase; the encoded protein is MSLPALTPPLARALAERNYDSLTPVQLAVLAHEAAGRDLLVSAQTGSGKTVAYGLAIAKNLLDDAEQFAPAAAPLALIVAPTRELALQVQRELAWLYGHAGGRVVSCVGGMDPRREQRELAAGAHIVVGTPGRLCDHLRRGRLDISELAAVVLDEADEMLNLGFREDMEFILETTPETRRTLLFSATFPRGIVALARQYQRDAFRIEVAGDEGGHADIEYRAIRIAPGDVEHAVVNVLRFFEAPSALVFCSTRDAVRHLQAALLERGFAVVALSGELTQNERTLALQSLRDGRARVCVATDVAARGIDLPSLDLVIHADLPNDAEVMQHRSGRTGRAGRKGTSVLLVPPARRRRADLLLNLAGVDAAWGTAPQADEIRKLDHERMKDVLFTEETTADDLALAQALLAERSAEDIAAALARLYRARLPSPEDIIDPGERSGRPRDERGRERFEGGDDRPAKPRSKSGKSSSKHGMAEASVWFRAAIGRRKNAEARWLLPMICRRGGIDKRDIGAIKIMDTTTEFEISERVADAFAAKIKRPDKEDSIRIEPMADAPQRQAPSEERSHAPRRERDDGDHRERQGDRPRDAREFKPRGKVLGERGPRFDDAPSFGKKKKHKNKPGHAEPSVTPWPVKGAPGKKAKKKKRRG
- a CDS encoding GNAT family N-acetyltransferase codes for the protein MNKPHWRPARASDLPAISMIAARIHPDLPERPEVLAEKMRLYPDGCRVLIADDAIAGYGLAHPWTQHHIPPLDGFLQTLPEDADCLYVHDVAVLPDFRGGAARGYVTTVETLARASGLTTLALVSVYATRPLWERLGFRPVTTDEQLRAKLASYGGAAIYMLRDLTAT
- a CDS encoding DJ-1/PfpI family protein; translated protein: MIWRIVAWSALGGLAALAAIGGTWLLLLPGAPARGAAPAISSEESGATLAALKPPKRRRPLIAIIGINDKSETTDYLMPYGILARADVADVVTLATRPGPVTLYPALKVQPHATIAAFDADHPDGADYVIVPAMTLEDDAAALRWIRSQAGKGATVIAVCVGAMVVANTGLLDGKRATTHWYSVRDLKKHSAIRYAADRRLVVHRGVATTTGITASMPMALTLIEAIAGRARAEAVARDIGLAAWDARHRSDAFQFTRPFALTAIANTLALWGREQLGIALTPGIDEVSLALIADAWSRTYRSRALTFAATDQAQTSRSGLGILPDRIAADWPATHTPPAAAGLPPVQALDQTLLAIDARYGPRTADFVAMQLEYPR
- a CDS encoding phasin, producing the protein MSDANVKVDTKAAPQEVGANGSAKLRFDVPFFNMQTIFGGLADEGATRAQANFAQMRATSQEITTAVCDACSTNAKRASDYGIKLIEISHINTSSTLDFFSQLADARSFADLVDLSTAHSRKTLEATSVQNRELWDLAQKVATETAEPIKQSFNRVLRRPA
- a CDS encoding Crp/Fnr family transcriptional regulator — protein: MEHATRVGNRLLAALPPADFALLAPHLRKVPLEHDAVLVRSGDKIEHIYFPCSGAIAFIMELPNGQTAATAVIGNDGAVGLMTALGPTRSPMTAIVRVAGTALQISPVRFHTALERSTALATAVQILSRALMTQFQHVAACNALHSVEARLARWLLHIHDRTDGGDILPLTQETLSELLGVRRTTVTHVVSALRTSRAIKSSRRGQLEIDRDRLEMIACECYKVMSRRIGRIVSQDALRLLHAAPERNGCPPPDFPFAKTDS
- a CDS encoding PAS domain-containing protein; its protein translation is MKHPSSRAFFAYWDKKRGAARAPDRADIDPAAVRGLLGDIFVLSCEPKLGFPFRVAGTRVCALAGADLKDASFAALFGEASRGEIEEIATVVADETLGAIAGVTAAREDGSKAHLELLLLPFNARPHTPVSVTGVLAPFDDECGALGPFTLTSWRYLHQPEKLLPRAIRKLQIARGLMVYEGLR